GCCGTCCGGGTGAGCTGACCTTACTGCCTGCCCTGCCTGCAGCATGGTCGCAGGGACGGGTCAGCGGATTGCGGGGGCGTGGCGGGATGACGGTCAGCATAGAATGGTCCGGTTCCCGGCTCGTCCGTGCGGAACTTATCGCATCTGTCCCGACAGGTAACTGCATCATTCGCTGTGCACAGCCCTTTAGCGCAGATGCCCGGCAAGCCCAGCCTGATCCAGAGCACGGTGGATTCATTCTGTCATGGATTTTTACCAAAGAGCAGGAAATAACGGACGGACATATGATTATTATTCTTGGAGAGGAAGATCGAATATGACCATTTTTCAATTTCCGCAGGACTTTATGTGGGGAACGGCAACGGCAGCCTATCAAATTGAGGGGGCTTATCAGGAGGGGGGAAGAAGCCTGTCCATTTGGGATACCTTTGCTCATACGCCTGGCAAGGTGTTTAACGGAGATAACGGAAATGTAGCTTGCGACAGCTATCATCGCTACGAGGAGGATATCCGGCTGATGAAGGAGTTGGGCATTCGTACATATCGTTTTTCGGTGTCATGGCCGCGTATATTCCCGAATGGTGACGGTGAAGTCAACCAAGAAGGCTTGGACTATTATCATCGCGTAGTCGATTTGTTGAACGAAAACGGGATTGAACCGTTCTGCACCCTGTATCACTGGGATTTGCCACAGGTGCTTCAGGATGCGGGAGGCTGGGAAAATCGCCGCACGATTCAGGCATTTGTCCAGTTTGCCGAAACGATGTTCCGTGAGTTTCACGGAAAAATACACCATTGGCTCACATTTAATGAACCGTGGTGCATCGCTTTTTTATCCAATATGCTGGGCGTTCACGCCCCTGGTCTGACGAATCTCCAGACAGCCATCGATGTGGGACATCATCTGCTGGTTGCACATGGCCTTTCTGTGCGTCGTTTCCGCGAGCTGGGCACCAGTGGTCAGATTGGCATCGCGCCCAATGTCTCATGGGCTGTACCCTACAGCACTTCCGAGGAAGATAAAGCCGCTTGTGCACGCACGATTTCCCTGCACAGTGACTGGTTTCTCCAGCCTATTTATCAAGGCTCATATCCACAGTTTTTGGTAGACTGGTTTGCGGAGCAGGGAGCCAGCGTACCGATTCAAGATGGGGATATGGACATCATTCGTGAACCGATTGATATGATCGGCATCAATTACTATAGTATGTCCGTTAATCGCTTTAATCCCGAAGCCGGGTTCCTTCAATCCGAAGAGATCAATATGGGACTGCCAGTCACGGATATCGGCTGGCCGGTGGAATCACGTGGGCTGTA
This DNA window, taken from Paenibacillus kribbensis, encodes the following:
- a CDS encoding GH1 family beta-glucosidase; protein product: MTIFQFPQDFMWGTATAAYQIEGAYQEGGRSLSIWDTFAHTPGKVFNGDNGNVACDSYHRYEEDIRLMKELGIRTYRFSVSWPRIFPNGDGEVNQEGLDYYHRVVDLLNENGIEPFCTLYHWDLPQVLQDAGGWENRRTIQAFVQFAETMFREFHGKIHHWLTFNEPWCIAFLSNMLGVHAPGLTNLQTAIDVGHHLLVAHGLSVRRFRELGTSGQIGIAPNVSWAVPYSTSEEDKAACARTISLHSDWFLQPIYQGSYPQFLVDWFAEQGASVPIQDGDMDIIREPIDMIGINYYSMSVNRFNPEAGFLQSEEINMGLPVTDIGWPVESRGLYEVLHYLQKYGNIDIYITENGACINDDIVNGKVQDDRRISYMRQHLVQVHRAIHDGLHVKGYMAWSLMDNFEWAEGYNMRFGMIHVDFRTQVRTPKESYYWYQNVVNNNWLETRR